The Campylobacter concisus genome segment TTTATAAGCTTTGTTTTTTCGCTTTTTAACCTTGATAGTGCGACAAACAAGCTTCGCCGACCAGCCATTGCCAACACTATCCTTGGCGTTAGCACGATCATAGCGCAGATCGCGCTGCTTAAATTTAGTGACTACGGCGTTTATGGCATTGTCATCGTCGCAGCCATTTTTTATAGCATAAGGATTCTCGGCTTTGACCTCATAAACGCTGCTTTAAATTTAGAGGTAAAGCTCACCACCTTTTATGGGGTCTATTTTAAAAATTTAGCCGTTTTTGCGCTTTGCGTGCTTGCGATGTTTGCCTGCAAAGACTTTGTGAGCTTAAATAACTGGCTAAAATTTCTGTTTTTTGCTGCAATATACGCCGGTGCAGCTTATATTTTGGGATATTTCTTATTTTTTAATGGCTTCGAGAGAGGCATAGTCTGGCGTAAAATTTTAAAAAAATTTAAAAGGTCTTAAATGAATGAAATTTATCTGATCTCTTTGGCTAAAGACACCAGAAGACGCGAGCTTTTGCAGCAGAAATTTAGCTCTTATGATAGCTTTAATCTAATAGACGCAGTGGACGGCAGGGAGCTAAATGCAAAGGAGTACTACAAGATCATTTCGCCATCATTTAAAGCTTACGGCAAGGTTTTAAGCCCAGCAGAGGTTGGCTGTTCGCTCTCGCATATGAAGACCTACGAGGCATTTTTGGCAAGTGAAGCCAAATTTGCCCTCATCTTTGAAGACGACGTTATAGGAGATGATAATGCCATAAAAGAGGCCTTTTTGGCAGCTAGCAAGATGCCTGAAAACAGCGTGCTCATATGTGGCATGCAAGATGGGCTGGAAGGCAGGTTTAGCGCCTTTGGTAAAAAGGTGGATACTAGCCTAAGTAAGCCGCTTTGGCAGGTCTCAAAGCACTCATTTTCAAGCATTTATAGAGCAGGGGCTTATGTGCTAACCAAAAAAAGTGCTAAAAATTTGCTTGAAATCCACAAAAATGTGCTTTGTACGACCGATGTTTGGGACTATTTGCTTGGCGTTAATGATATGCAGATGTATTTTTGCGATCTTTTTGCGCATCCAACAGATCTTAGTGGTTCAAACATCGAGGGCGAGCGCCTTGAGAGAGGATATAGCGCAAATTTAAAGGCCTATATAAAAACAATTAAATTTATACTTTTCTCAAGGCTTGAAAAGCTTCAAGGCTATGAGAGAATTTTTAAAAGGGGCTAAATGAGCGAGCCATTAATCAGCATCGTAACCGCGACTTACAAGCGTCCAGAGCTTTTAAAAAAGGCCATAAAAAGTGCTCTAGCTCAAAGCTATAAAAACCTAGAGATCATAGTCACTGACGACGGCGATGACGAGAGTGCGAGTGAAATTTGCAAGAGTTTTAACGACGCTAGGATCAAATTTGTAAAAAATAGCGCTCACAAAAAGAGCCCAAATGGCAATAAAAATAACGGCTTTGACAACGCAACAGGCGAGTTTGTCTGCTTGCTCGATGATGACGATGAGCTTTTACCAGAGGCGATTGCCCAGTGCTATGAAATTTTAAAAAGTGGCGAGTATTCGTGCGTTTTTGCAGACGCTATCTGCGAGAAAGATGGCGTGATGACCGAGGTCGTGGCTGGTAGAAGCCCATATAGCAAGAGTGGGGCGATGAGTAAGGTTGATTATCACTGCGGGCGGATAAATGGCGAGTATTTTAAGCTTTTTTCACGTGAATTTATAGACGGCTTTAGGTTTGACGAGAGCAGTTTTGGTGGCGAAAATGAGCTTTACATCCGCTTTTTTGAAAAAAATGTCTTCTATCTTAAAAAGCCACTTTATATCTACCGCATCGCAAGAAGCGATAGTGCTACGCTAAATGCCGGCAAACACGCGCTAAATGTGGCAAACGCTTACATTAAAACTGCAAATTTGCACTACGACATTGCTATAAAAAATGAGCCAAAATTTCTAGCTATGCAGTATAAGAACGCCGCTTACTACGCCAAAATAGCGGGCGAATATGGCCTTATGCTAAGGTGTATCTTTAAAAGTCTTAGCATTAAATTTAGTAAAGAAGCGTTTATATTTTTACTGCTTAGTCCACTCCCAAGTGGCATTTTACCAGCACTCTCAAGGCTTAGAGTAAAAATCAAACAAAGGTTTGGCGTATGAAGATATTATTTGTCACATCAACGCTTAGAAGTGGCGGTGCGGAGCGAGTTTGCGCGGTGATCGCGTCAAGGTTTAGCTTGGATCACGATGTAAGCCTTGTTAAATTTGACAAGGACGAGCCATTTTACGAGCTAGCAAGTGGCGTAAAGCTCATAAATTTAGGCGTTGGGGCTGACGAGCTTGGCTTAATTGGAAATTTAAAAAAGAGAGTTTTAAAGGTGCTTGCTTTAAGAGCGCTCATAAGAGAGGGCAAATTTGACGCTGTGATATCCTTTTTAGACGCCGTAAATACCTTGGTACTCTTTAGCTCAGCTGGGCTAAAAACGCCTATAATCATAAGCGAGCACACAAACTACCTTGCGCCAAAAAGAGCCATTTTTAAGGTGCTAAGACGCATAAGCTATCCATTTGCAAACGCACTTAGCGTCTTAAGTGACGAGGATTTTGGTTACTATTCGAAATTTTGCAAAAATGTGATGAAAATTTATAACCCACTCTTTGAAGAGGTACGCAGTGAGAGCTTTACTAAAGAAAATTTAGTCATCTTTGTTGGCAGGCTAAATAAGATAAAAAACTGCGAAATGTTTGTAAGAGTGGCTGCAAATTTAGAGCAAAGCGGCTATAAATTTGCTGTCGCTGGAGATGGCGGCGAGAGGGCAAATTTAGAAAATTTAGCCAAAAGCTTGGGCGCTGATGTAGAGTTTTTAGGCAATGTAAGCGACATCGCCTCGCTTTATAAAAGGGCAAAGGTACTGCTCTCTTGCTCAAATTTCGAGGGTCTTGGAAATACCTTGATAGAGGCGATAAACTATGACTGCGTGCGGGTCGCGACTAGCACAAGCGGGGCAAAAGAGCTTATAAAAGATGGTTTTGATGGCTTGCTATGCGAGATAAATGATGCAGAGCAGATGAGCGAAAAGCTTGCAAATTTGCTGCAAGATGAAGCAAAAATAAGTGAATTTGCCAAAGATGCAAGGGCTAGACTTGATGAGTTTAGCGTGGAGCAAATTTATAAAAAATGGCTGGAGCTTTTAAGGCTTGGAGGTGTGAAGTGAAAATTCTTTTTGTTATCGCCGCACTTAGAAATGGTGGGGCTGAGCGCGTGCTAAACGTGCTAGCAAATGAGCTTAGCAAAGACAATGAGATCACTATCGCCCTGCTTGAAGAGGATCTTGGACTTTATAAATTTAGTGAAAAGATAAATATCATAAACCTTAACGTCACTGGCTCAGGGCTGGCTTTAAAATTTAAGAAAATCCTCGCTCTTAGAGTGCTTTTTAAAGAGCAAAGGGCTGATCTGATAATGAGCTTTATCGACTGGACAAACGTCGCTTGCGTGCTGGCAAATTTGGGGCTAAAGAGCAAACTAATAGCAACCGAGCATCACGAGCACAGCTACTTAAAAAGCAAAATCGCAAGCGCTATGCGTGATATTAGCTACCGCTTTATAGATGGCCTAAGCGTGCTAAGCAAAAGTGACTACGACTACTATAAATTTGCCAAAAATCGCGAGGTTATCCACAACCCACTTTTTATCGATGTGCCTGAAATTTGTGAGAAGCAAAATGTCATCCTAAGCGTGGCAAGGCTGGAGGCGGTAAAGGGCTATGATGTCTATTTTGAGGCACTTAGCAAGGTGAGTAAGAGCTTGCTTGATGGCTGGGAGATAAAGATCGCAGGCAGTGGCAGGCAAGAAGTGCAGCTAAAGCAAATGGCGTCAAATTTAGGGCTTAACGTCAAATTTTTAGGTCATATGAGCGATGTTAGCAAGCTTTATAGTGAGGCAAAAATTTTTACTCTTTGCTCACGAAGTGAGGGGCTTTCAAATGTGCTAATAGAATCAGGCGCTTTTGGTTGCGCTAGGCTAAGTAGCGACACCGTGGGCGCAAGGGAGCTTATTAGAGAGGGCATAGACGGGCTTATCTTTAAAAATGGCGACGCAGATGATCTAAAAGATAAGCTTGAAATGCTTTTAAAAGATGAAAATTTAAGGCAAAAACTAGCAAAAAACGCCAGCGAAAGTGCAAATTTATTTAGCAAAGAAAATATCATAAAGCAGTGGCGAGAATTTATAAAAAAGGTTGTTAGCAAGTGAAAAAATTAGCCGTTTTTTTATACTCTATGGGGCCTGGTGGGGCTGAGCGAAATGTGGCAAATTTACTGACATTTTTGATAAAACGTTATGAAGTTCATCTCATCTTAATGAGTAAGGTCATCGCTTACGAGATCCCAAGCGAGGTGCAGATCCACTTTATAGAAAATAGCGATCCTTATGAGAGCGGGCTAAAGAAGCTTGCAAGGCTCTTTTTGGCGATGCCAATGCTAGCGTTTAAGTATAAAAAGCTTTGTCAAAATTTAGGCGTCGACATGCAGTTTGTGCTGATGAATCGCCCATGCTACATCGCTGGGGTTGCTAGGATTTTAGGGCTAAAGGCTAGGCTGGTTATCAGCGAGCGAAGCTGTCCATCGATCCTATATAAAGACGATTTAAGCGGACGAGTTAATAAATTTTTACTCACTCATCTTTATAAAAAGGCTGATCTCATTTTGGCAAATGCAGCTGGCAACAAAGAGGATCTGGTGCGAAATTTTGGTATGAGCGAGGCAAAAACAAAGGTGCTTTATAACGCCCTTGATCTAAAAACTATAAATTTACTAAAAAATCAGCCGCTAGAGAGTGATTTTAAGCCATTTTTCATAAACATTGGACGTCTTGATAGCGGTAAAAATCAAGCCATGCTAATAAAAATAATAGCTTCGATTAACGACCCTCGTGCCACGCTTGGCATCCTTGGCAAAGGGCCTTTAAAAGATGAGCTGCAAAATTTGATAGATGAGCTTGGCGTGGGAGAGCGAGTAAGGCTTCTTGGCACTGATAAAAACCCTTTTAGGCACATAAAAAACGCTTTGTGCTTGCTTTGTGCTTCGCGTTTTGAGGGCTTTTCAAACGTCTTGCTTGAAGCGCTAGCATGCGAAAAAACTATCATTTCAACCGAGCACAAGAGCGGTGCAAAAGAGCTTTTGGGCGATAGTGAGTTTGGCATTTTAGTGCCTGTTGATAACGAAAATGCGATGAAAGAGGCGATGATAAAAGTGCTTAACGAGTCAAAGATAAGGCAAAATTTTGAAAATGTTGCGTATAATCGGGCTAAATTTTTTGATAGTGAAAATATAGGGAGCGAGCTTATAAATTTTTTGGAAAATCCTAATGAATAGAAATTTGTTTTTTAAAAATTACTCTTTATACCTTATGATATTTGTCGCAGTCATCTTTGGCATGGTTTGCAGGCTTTACTGGGTCTTTTGGGCGAGCGAGTATCCGGTATTTTTCTGGAACAACGAGCTGATGATCAGCACAAACGACGGCTATGCATTTGCCGAGGGCGCAAGGGATATGCTGGCTGGCTTTCACCAAGAAAATGACCTTAGCTACTACGGCTATCCGCTTTCCACACTTACTTACTGGATCGTGAAATTTCTGGGCGTCAAGCTTGAGACGGCGATGATTTATATGAGTGTATTTTTCTCATCGCTTGTGACTGTGCCAGTTATCCTGATTGCAAATGAGTATAAACTCAAATTTGCTGGCTTCATCGCCGCACTTCTTGCTGTCATAGCAAACAGCTACTACAATCGCACAATGGCAGGATATTACGACACTGACATGCTCATCATCACACTTAGCGTCTTTGTCGTCTGGGGGCTTGTTAGAGTGCTTGAAAAAAAGGACGCAAAGAGCCTAATAATCGCACCCTTAAGCGCACTTATTTATATGTGGTGGTATTCAAGTGCTTTTTCGCTTATTAGTATTTTAATTGCGTTATTTTTAGTTTACACACTTATTTTTGATAGGAAAAATCCTCTTTTTTATCTTGAAATTTCGCTGCTTTTACTTGCCATTTCAAATCTTGATCTAATACTTAAATTTGCTATAATATTTGTATTTTATGCACTCTGTCTTTTTAAAAAAGAGATAATAAATTTAAAATTTGCTCTTGGTGTTTTAACTATTGTTTTTGCTGTTTTTGCGATTCGTGGCGGGCTAAATCCGATAATCTTTCAGCTTAAATTTTACGTCTTTAGAGATGCGCCTGAAGTTGGCGGCATGAGC includes the following:
- a CDS encoding glycosyltransferase family 25 protein translates to MNEIYLISLAKDTRRRELLQQKFSSYDSFNLIDAVDGRELNAKEYYKIISPSFKAYGKVLSPAEVGCSLSHMKTYEAFLASEAKFALIFEDDVIGDDNAIKEAFLAASKMPENSVLICGMQDGLEGRFSAFGKKVDTSLSKPLWQVSKHSFSSIYRAGAYVLTKKSAKNLLEIHKNVLCTTDVWDYLLGVNDMQMYFCDLFAHPTDLSGSNIEGERLERGYSANLKAYIKTIKFILFSRLEKLQGYERIFKRG
- a CDS encoding glycosyltransferase family 2 protein, which gives rise to MSEPLISIVTATYKRPELLKKAIKSALAQSYKNLEIIVTDDGDDESASEICKSFNDARIKFVKNSAHKKSPNGNKNNGFDNATGEFVCLLDDDDELLPEAIAQCYEILKSGEYSCVFADAICEKDGVMTEVVAGRSPYSKSGAMSKVDYHCGRINGEYFKLFSREFIDGFRFDESSFGGENELYIRFFEKNVFYLKKPLYIYRIARSDSATLNAGKHALNVANAYIKTANLHYDIAIKNEPKFLAMQYKNAAYYAKIAGEYGLMLRCIFKSLSIKFSKEAFIFLLLSPLPSGILPALSRLRVKIKQRFGV
- a CDS encoding glycosyltransferase translates to MKILFVTSTLRSGGAERVCAVIASRFSLDHDVSLVKFDKDEPFYELASGVKLINLGVGADELGLIGNLKKRVLKVLALRALIREGKFDAVISFLDAVNTLVLFSSAGLKTPIIISEHTNYLAPKRAIFKVLRRISYPFANALSVLSDEDFGYYSKFCKNVMKIYNPLFEEVRSESFTKENLVIFVGRLNKIKNCEMFVRVAANLEQSGYKFAVAGDGGERANLENLAKSLGADVEFLGNVSDIASLYKRAKVLLSCSNFEGLGNTLIEAINYDCVRVATSTSGAKELIKDGFDGLLCEINDAEQMSEKLANLLQDEAKISEFAKDARARLDEFSVEQIYKKWLELLRLGGVK
- a CDS encoding glycosyltransferase — protein: MKILFVIAALRNGGAERVLNVLANELSKDNEITIALLEEDLGLYKFSEKINIINLNVTGSGLALKFKKILALRVLFKEQRADLIMSFIDWTNVACVLANLGLKSKLIATEHHEHSYLKSKIASAMRDISYRFIDGLSVLSKSDYDYYKFAKNREVIHNPLFIDVPEICEKQNVILSVARLEAVKGYDVYFEALSKVSKSLLDGWEIKIAGSGRQEVQLKQMASNLGLNVKFLGHMSDVSKLYSEAKIFTLCSRSEGLSNVLIESGAFGCARLSSDTVGARELIREGIDGLIFKNGDADDLKDKLEMLLKDENLRQKLAKNASESANLFSKENIIKQWREFIKKVVSK
- a CDS encoding glycosyltransferase, whose amino-acid sequence is MKKLAVFLYSMGPGGAERNVANLLTFLIKRYEVHLILMSKVIAYEIPSEVQIHFIENSDPYESGLKKLARLFLAMPMLAFKYKKLCQNLGVDMQFVLMNRPCYIAGVARILGLKARLVISERSCPSILYKDDLSGRVNKFLLTHLYKKADLILANAAGNKEDLVRNFGMSEAKTKVLYNALDLKTINLLKNQPLESDFKPFFINIGRLDSGKNQAMLIKIIASINDPRATLGILGKGPLKDELQNLIDELGVGERVRLLGTDKNPFRHIKNALCLLCASRFEGFSNVLLEALACEKTIISTEHKSGAKELLGDSEFGILVPVDNENAMKEAMIKVLNESKIRQNFENVAYNRAKFFDSENIGSELINFLENPNE